The following proteins are encoded in a genomic region of Alnus glutinosa chromosome 8, dhAlnGlut1.1, whole genome shotgun sequence:
- the LOC133875527 gene encoding palmitoyl-acyl carrier protein thioesterase, chloroplastic-like, which yields MTSMAATRNARPYFGEAFYKAVEKKNVATGKVGCFPLRKLKNRSLSVIASASSTPGSIDTINGRKINIGINGGDHQAPFWGNKNSESAKESGVDAPFHAVLLGRFVEDRFVYRQTFIIRSYEIGPDKTATMETLMNLLQETALNHVTSSGLAGNGFGATREMSLRKLIWVVTRVHIQVQRYSRWGDVVEIDTWVDAAGKNGMRRDWIIRDYHTQEIITRATSTWVIMNQETRRLSKIPAQVRQEVLPFYLNRVAVATEKNDSEKIDKLTDATAERIRSGLAPRWSDMDANQHVNNVKYIGWILESVPMNVLGNYALTSMTLEYRRECRQSNLLESLTSSTAASVTEDWNNYINIRPDLEYTHLLRMLADKAEIVRARTEWHSKQRHV from the exons ATGACATCAATGGCTGCAACGAGAAATGCTAGACCGTACTTTGGAGAGGCTTTTTACAAGGCGGTGGAGAAGAAGAATGTGGCCACGGGGAAGGTGGGTTGTTTTCCTTTAAGAAAGCTGAAAAACCGAAGCTTATCAGTGATAGCAAGTGCTAGTAGTACTCCTGGGAGCATAGATACTATCAATGGAAGGAAGATTAATATTGGGATTAACGGGGGAGATCATCAGGCTCCATTTTGGGGCAATAAGAATAGTGAGTCTGCAAAAGAAAGCGGCGTTGATGCACCATTTCACGCAGTTTTGCTTGGACGGTTTGTGGAGGACCGGTTTGTTTATAGACAGACATTCATTATCCGTTCTTATGAGATTGGACCGGACAAAACTGCCACCATGGAAACACTGATGAATCTCCTTCAG GAGACAGCTCTGAATCATGTGACAAGCTCAGGGCTTGCTGGAAATGGGTTTGGTGCTACCCGTGAGATGAGCCTCCGGAAACTCATTTGGGTTGTCACGCGCGTCCACATTCAAGTACAGAGATATAGCCGTTG GGGAGATGTTGTTGAGATTGATACTTGGGTGGATGCAGCTGGGAAAAATGGAATGCGCAGGGACTGGATAATCCGAGATTACCACACCCAAGAGATCATAACTAGAGCAACGAG CACTTGGGTTATCATGAACCAAGAAACAAGAAGGTTGTCAAAAATACCTGCACAAGTGAGACAAGAGGTGCTACCATTCTACCTGAACAGAGTTGCAGTTGCCACTGAAAAAAATGACAGTGAAAAAATTGACAAGCTTACTGATGCAACTGCGGAGAGAATTCGATCAGGTTTAGCT CCAAGATGGAGCGACATGGATGCAAATCAGCATGTAAACAACGTGAAATATATTGGATGGATTCTGGAG AGTGTGCCAATGAATGTCTTAGGAAATTATGCTCTCACAAGCATGACTCTGGAGTACCGGCGTGAATGCCGGCAATCAAATTTGCTAGAATCGTTGACTAGTTCAACAGCAGCAAGTGTGACTGAAGATTGGAACAATTACATCAATATCAGACCGGACTTAGAATACACACACCTGCTTCGCATGCTTGCTGATAAGGCAGAGATAGTAAGGGCAAGAACAGAGTGGCACTCTAAGCAAAGACATGTCTGA
- the LOC133875063 gene encoding uncharacterized protein LOC133875063, with protein sequence MKVFLFGFLPNSCSALFSYKFAFIIGNLIVAFLIGQSKIFSSKPSQASDVLYHEYINRSQSLQSSSTIDVKSRGKTLICVEENVKRTDKDGEDTGAIRWAEAKEDLDGNNGFALPAEELFRRADDLIARVKRNRKLEARILL encoded by the coding sequence atGAAGGTCTTTCTCTTTGGCTTTCTCCCAAACTCCTGTTCGGCCCTTTTCAGCTACAAGTTTGCCTTTATAATAGGCAATCTCATCGTTGCTTTCCTCATAGGACAATCGAAAATCTTTTCCTCAAAGCCTTCTCAAGCTAGTGATGTTCTATATCACGAGTATATTAACAGGAGTCAGAGCCTTCAAAGTTCTTCAACCATTGACGTCAAGAGTCGGGGAAAAACATTGATATGCGTTGAAGAAAATGTGAAAAGGACTGATAAAGATGGAGAGGACACTGGAGCCATCAGATGGGCTGAAGCAAAAGAGGATTTAGATGGAAACAATGGCTTTGCTTTGCCTGCTGAGGAATTGTTTAGAAGGGCTGATGATCTCATTGCAAGGGTCAAAAGAAACAGGAAGCTTGAAGCTAGAATTCTCCTCTGA
- the LOC133875892 gene encoding HVA22-like protein e: MGKLWTFITQVHSLSGPGLSLLYPLYASVIAIESTTKLDDEQWLAYWILYSFLSLMEMLLQPILEWIPIWYDVKLLFVAWLVLPQFQGAAFLYERFVREQIKKYRGTVRDDHHDHHKSPNGNKGKTKFVHFIVPKKGDHEAS, encoded by the exons ATGGGGAAACTCTGGACATTCATCACCCAGGTTCATTCACTTTCAGG GCCAGGGTTATCGTTGCTGTACCCCTT ATATGCATCTGTGATAGCCATTGAGAGCACAACAAAACTGGATGACGAACAGTGGCTTGCTTATTGGATCTTGTACTCATTCCTCTCTCTCATGGAGATGCTTCTCCAACCCATTTTGGAGTg GATACCAATCTGGTATGATGTGAAGCTTCTCTTTGTGGCATGGCTAGTACTACCACAGTTCCAAGGGGCAGCTTTCTTATATGAAAGATTCGTGAGAGAGCAAATCAAGAAATATAGAGGTACTGTGAGAGATGATCATCATGATCACCACAAGTCCCCCAATGGCAACAAGGGCAAGACCAAGTTCGTGCATTTCATCGTCCCAAAGAAA GGGGATCATGAGGCATCTTGA